In the genome of Thermoplasmata archaeon, one region contains:
- a CDS encoding EamA family transporter, which produces MSATRALRPGIALVLVTVLVSGISNFVNFKAVQGTDVDAWIAVRNAAVAGMLVPIAVLLSRGTRLRLRRTDWLRLAAIGLVGGAVPFLLYFHGFQLAAGEGGAATASLGYRSLFLVATVLGVLVLREKVPRRFAVAAGLLLGGNVLLLSLTGPVWTDGTAYVLLATVLWAAEYTLSKSALKSLPSGTVALGRMGFGAVFLVAYLGITGQASSIAGFGSADWMNLAVSALLLFAFVTTWYAGLKTVDLSVASSMLVLAFPVTWCLSVVTAGRGVSVTQAAGAAAVVAGAGVLAGIAGLRGVWAPLARLARIRLVRGA; this is translated from the coding sequence GTGTCGGCGACTCGGGCCCTGCGTCCCGGGATCGCGCTCGTCCTTGTGACCGTGCTCGTGAGCGGCATCTCCAACTTCGTGAACTTCAAGGCTGTCCAGGGCACCGACGTGGACGCCTGGATCGCGGTTCGGAATGCCGCGGTCGCCGGGATGCTCGTCCCCATAGCGGTCCTCCTCAGCCGCGGCACGCGCCTGCGGCTCCGCCGCACGGACTGGCTGCGCCTCGCGGCGATCGGCCTCGTCGGCGGCGCCGTGCCTTTCCTCCTGTACTTCCACGGCTTCCAGCTGGCCGCCGGCGAGGGCGGTGCGGCAACCGCGAGCCTGGGGTACCGCAGTCTCTTCCTCGTGGCCACGGTCCTTGGCGTGCTCGTCCTGCGTGAGAAGGTGCCGCGGCGCTTCGCGGTTGCGGCGGGATTGCTCCTTGGCGGTAACGTCCTCCTACTGAGCCTGACGGGTCCCGTGTGGACGGACGGAACCGCGTACGTGCTCCTGGCGACGGTCCTCTGGGCGGCGGAGTATACCCTGTCCAAGAGCGCTCTCAAGAGCCTGCCGTCGGGGACCGTCGCCCTGGGGCGGATGGGGTTCGGTGCGGTCTTCCTCGTCGCGTACCTTGGAATCACGGGCCAAGCCTCCTCGATCGCGGGCTTCGGCTCCGCGGACTGGATGAACCTCGCCGTGAGCGCGCTCTTGCTCTTCGCCTTCGTGACGACATGGTACGCGGGCCTCAAGACCGTGGACCTCTCCGTGGCGAGCTCGATGCTCGTCCTTGCATTTCCGGTCACCTGGTGCCTGAGCGTCGTGACGGCCGGTCGTGGAGTCTCCGTGACACAGGCCGCGGGCGCCGCGGCCGTGGTCGCGGGCGCGGGGGTCCTCGCGGGGATTGCCGGGCTCCGCGGCGTGTGGGCCCCTTTGGCCAGATTGGCGCGAATCAGACTCGTGCGCGGGGCATGA
- a CDS encoding CoB--CoM heterodisulfide reductase iron-sulfur subunit A family protein codes for MTEPPKIGVYICDCGFNIASVVNVPDVVDYAKGLKGVVVAREYKYMCSSPGQETIQKDIREMRVNRVVVASCSPHLHEATFRRAAESAGANPFLVHMVNIREQVSWVTKDPRQATEKAKALVAAGVARVALHSPLERRSVPVRSEVLIVGGGIAGIQAALTAAEAGRHVYLVEREPSIGGHMAKFDKTFPTLDCAACILTPKMTAVKNHPDITLLSYSDVVGVDGFVGNFKVRVRRRPRYVDEAKCVGCFECIEQCVYKTAKFPSEFDLGLGKRKPIYIPFAQAVPLVAVIDPGTCIEFKTGRCKQTCVDACGDRDAIDFQQKEQIVELDVGTIIVATGFHVFDAARMTNYGYGRLPGVFNALEVERLAASNGPTGGEILLRDGRTPKAVAIVHCVGSRDEHYNTYCSKVCCMYSLKLAHLVKERTGAEVYNFYIDMRTPGKGYEEFYHRLIAENLHLVRGKVAEVTDLAENPAEEGRLTVVAEDTLLGVIRRVPVDMVILSVAIEPQPDREEVRRMLNMSCSSEGFFLEKHPKLAPVSTMTDGIFIAGTCQGPKDIPETVAQAEAAAAEAIALTSKGSIQLEPNLASIEEGLCSGCQICIPLCPYNAIELDREKMVARISDVLCKGCGVCVAACPSGAISQKMFEDDQLLHELEGVLSR; via the coding sequence ATGACGGAGCCGCCGAAGATCGGAGTGTACATCTGCGACTGCGGGTTCAACATCGCGAGCGTCGTGAACGTGCCCGATGTGGTGGACTACGCGAAGGGCCTCAAGGGCGTCGTCGTCGCCCGGGAGTACAAGTACATGTGCTCGAGCCCGGGCCAAGAGACCATCCAGAAGGACATCCGCGAGATGAGGGTGAACCGCGTCGTCGTGGCCTCCTGCTCGCCCCACCTCCACGAGGCCACCTTCCGCCGGGCCGCGGAGAGTGCGGGAGCCAACCCATTCCTCGTGCACATGGTGAACATCCGCGAGCAGGTGTCCTGGGTCACGAAGGACCCGCGGCAGGCCACGGAGAAGGCCAAGGCGCTGGTGGCCGCCGGCGTAGCCCGTGTGGCCCTCCACTCCCCGCTCGAGCGCCGCTCCGTACCCGTTCGCAGCGAGGTGCTCATCGTCGGCGGTGGCATCGCGGGCATCCAAGCTGCGCTGACGGCGGCAGAGGCGGGACGCCATGTCTACCTGGTTGAACGGGAACCCTCCATCGGGGGCCACATGGCCAAGTTCGACAAGACGTTCCCCACCCTGGACTGCGCCGCGTGCATTCTCACGCCCAAGATGACGGCGGTGAAGAACCATCCCGACATTACCCTGCTGTCCTACTCCGACGTCGTTGGCGTGGACGGCTTCGTGGGGAACTTCAAGGTCCGGGTGCGGCGCAGGCCGCGGTATGTGGACGAGGCGAAGTGCGTCGGATGCTTCGAGTGCATCGAGCAATGCGTATACAAGACGGCGAAGTTCCCGAGCGAGTTCGATCTCGGCCTGGGCAAGCGGAAGCCCATCTACATCCCCTTCGCGCAGGCGGTGCCCCTGGTGGCCGTGATCGATCCGGGCACGTGCATCGAGTTCAAGACGGGTCGCTGCAAGCAGACCTGCGTGGACGCATGCGGGGATCGCGATGCGATCGACTTCCAGCAGAAGGAGCAGATTGTGGAGCTTGATGTGGGGACGATCATCGTCGCGACCGGATTCCATGTCTTCGACGCGGCCCGGATGACGAACTACGGCTACGGGCGGCTGCCCGGCGTGTTTAATGCCCTGGAGGTCGAGCGGCTCGCCGCCTCGAACGGGCCCACGGGTGGGGAAATCCTCCTTCGGGACGGACGCACGCCGAAGGCGGTGGCCATCGTGCACTGCGTCGGTTCGCGGGACGAGCACTACAACACGTACTGCTCCAAGGTCTGCTGCATGTACTCCTTGAAGCTTGCCCACCTCGTGAAAGAGCGGACCGGGGCGGAGGTCTACAATTTCTACATCGACATGCGGACGCCGGGCAAGGGCTACGAGGAGTTCTACCACCGCCTCATCGCAGAGAACCTGCATCTCGTGCGGGGCAAGGTGGCCGAGGTCACGGATCTGGCCGAGAACCCCGCGGAGGAGGGCAGGCTCACGGTCGTGGCCGAGGACACGCTCCTCGGCGTGATCCGCAGGGTGCCCGTGGACATGGTCATCCTCAGCGTGGCGATCGAGCCTCAACCGGACCGGGAAGAGGTGCGTCGGATGCTCAACATGTCGTGCAGCTCCGAGGGGTTCTTCCTGGAGAAACACCCGAAGCTGGCGCCCGTGTCCACGATGACCGACGGCATCTTCATCGCCGGGACCTGCCAGGGCCCTAAGGACATCCCGGAGACGGTGGCGCAGGCCGAGGCCGCGGCAGCCGAGGCCATCGCCCTCACCAGCAAGGGATCCATCCAGCTCGAACCCAACCTCGCATCCATCGAGGAGGGACTGTGCTCCGGTTGCCAGATCTGCATCCCCCTGTGTCCCTACAACGCGATCGAGCTGGACCGGGAGAAGATGGTGGCTCGGATCAGCGACGTCCTCTGCAAGGGATGTGGTGTGTGCGTCGCCGCGTGCCCGAGCGGAGCCATTTCCCAGAAGATGTTCGAGGACGATCAGCTCCTCCATGAGCTCGAGGGGGTGCTCTCGCGATGA
- a CDS encoding hydrogenase maturation nickel metallochaperone HypA, with protein MHEYGLMQDVVDLAVETCRKADGRPARCVRIEVGEFTLASRESLETAYTILTQGTPLESSSLEITEVPGKAACPSCGFTGSAADLDPELCEPPAVLLCPRCGSPLLVTSGAGIALVEVQLTDRGRRQESEPAHGVR; from the coding sequence ATGCATGAGTATGGGTTGATGCAGGATGTGGTAGACCTTGCGGTGGAGACGTGCCGTAAGGCCGACGGCCGTCCCGCCCGTTGCGTGCGCATCGAGGTCGGGGAGTTCACACTCGCCTCCCGCGAGTCCTTGGAGACCGCGTACACGATCCTCACGCAGGGGACGCCCCTAGAGTCGTCGTCCCTCGAGATCACGGAGGTCCCGGGGAAGGCCGCGTGTCCATCGTGCGGGTTCACAGGCTCCGCCGCAGATCTCGATCCCGAGCTGTGCGAACCGCCCGCCGTCCTGCTGTGCCCTCGGTGCGGCTCTCCTCTCTTGGTCACGTCGGGGGCGGGAATCGCCCTCGTGGAAGTCCAGCTTACCGATCGCGGACGCCGGCAGGAATCGGAGCCTGCGCACGGGGTGCGTTAA
- a CDS encoding Ni/Fe hydrogenase subunit alpha, whose amino-acid sequence MADPVVINPITRLEGHGKITIFLDGKGEVSRAYFQVPELRGFENFLVGRQAEDAPQITSRICGVCPTAHHTAASKALDDLFKVDPPPAAKMIREMLYSVFMLEDHALHLFFLGGPDFVVGPTAPKAERNVLGVIQKAGLEIGKRVIAMRKELRGILTELGGKTIHPVFGLPGGVAKAVTPEMQTRFKETATRALEFAQFCEKLFEDVVLENPAYVKMIMSDAYTHRTHYMGLVDSQLHENFYDGQLRVVNPTGAEVARFPAQQYLDYIAEHSEPWTYVKFPFLKKIGWKGFVDGEDSGVYSVAPLARLNACSGMATPRASWLYEKYFETLGGKPVHHTLANHWARVIEIVYAAERLQELAHDPGIVDPDIRTLPTETPKEGIGVVEAPRGVLIHHYTSDERGVLTSANLIVATQHNAARIAMSVDKAARSMIHKGVVDDGILNQVEMAFRAYDPCHACATHSLPGHMPLLLQIHGPDGRVVREIRQDG is encoded by the coding sequence ATGGCTGACCCCGTCGTAATCAACCCCATCACACGGCTCGAAGGTCACGGGAAGATCACGATCTTCCTCGATGGGAAGGGCGAGGTGTCGCGGGCGTACTTCCAGGTCCCGGAGCTTCGTGGCTTTGAGAACTTCCTCGTGGGCCGGCAGGCCGAGGACGCGCCGCAGATCACGTCCCGCATCTGCGGCGTGTGCCCGACCGCCCACCACACCGCTGCTTCCAAGGCCCTGGACGATCTGTTCAAGGTGGATCCGCCCCCGGCCGCCAAGATGATCCGCGAGATGCTGTACAGCGTCTTCATGCTGGAGGATCACGCACTCCACCTCTTCTTCTTGGGCGGGCCTGACTTCGTGGTCGGCCCCACAGCCCCCAAGGCGGAGCGCAACGTGCTCGGGGTGATCCAGAAAGCGGGCTTGGAGATCGGGAAGCGGGTCATCGCGATGCGGAAGGAGCTGCGCGGGATCCTCACGGAGCTCGGCGGCAAGACGATTCATCCGGTGTTCGGCCTCCCTGGCGGCGTCGCAAAGGCCGTCACCCCGGAGATGCAGACGCGATTCAAGGAGACGGCCACCCGTGCCCTCGAGTTCGCGCAGTTCTGCGAGAAGCTGTTCGAGGACGTCGTCCTCGAGAACCCCGCCTACGTCAAGATGATCATGTCGGACGCGTACACGCACCGCACCCACTACATGGGCCTCGTGGACTCGCAGCTCCACGAGAACTTCTACGACGGGCAGTTGCGAGTCGTGAACCCGACGGGGGCGGAGGTCGCGCGGTTCCCGGCGCAGCAGTACCTGGACTACATCGCGGAGCACTCGGAACCCTGGACCTATGTGAAGTTCCCCTTCCTCAAGAAGATCGGCTGGAAGGGGTTCGTAGACGGGGAGGACAGCGGGGTGTACAGCGTTGCACCTCTCGCCCGGCTCAATGCCTGCAGCGGGATGGCAACCCCCCGTGCCTCGTGGCTCTATGAGAAGTACTTCGAAACGCTCGGCGGCAAACCGGTCCACCACACGCTCGCGAACCATTGGGCGCGGGTCATCGAGATCGTGTATGCGGCCGAGCGCCTCCAGGAACTCGCGCACGACCCTGGAATCGTGGACCCCGACATCCGGACCCTTCCCACGGAGACGCCCAAGGAAGGGATCGGAGTGGTGGAGGCGCCGCGGGGGGTTCTGATCCATCACTACACGAGCGACGAACGGGGCGTGCTCACGTCCGCGAACCTCATCGTGGCGACGCAGCACAACGCCGCACGGATCGCGATGTCTGTGGACAAGGCGGCTCGGAGCATGATCCACAAAGGCGTCGTCGACGACGGCATCCTGAACCAGGTCGAGATGGCCTTCCGCGCGTACGATCCGTGCCACGCGTGCGCGACCCACTCCCTGCCTGGCCACATGCCCCTCCTCCTGCAGATCCACGGGCCGGACGGGCGCGTCGTGCGGGAGATCCGACAGGACGGCTGA
- a CDS encoding hydrogenase maturation protease, with protein MALVILGLGNDLLGDDGIGLLAADALRGCEGPEVAVRTSVQSGLYLLEHLQGFEDAIVVDSVAGDHPGTIRELRGADLAEMSVPSAHYVGLPEALGLARASGLSVPHRLRIFGVEIDIAQRIGSPPGSEVVAALPRLVAAVVTAAREWGYAVPDAPAPEVPAHA; from the coding sequence ATGGCTCTTGTGATCCTCGGCCTGGGGAACGACCTGCTCGGGGACGACGGCATCGGCCTCCTGGCGGCGGACGCCCTCCGAGGCTGCGAGGGGCCCGAAGTGGCGGTCCGCACGTCCGTCCAGTCCGGGCTCTATCTCCTCGAGCACCTCCAGGGCTTTGAGGATGCGATCGTGGTTGACTCGGTCGCGGGAGACCATCCGGGGACCATCCGCGAACTCCGCGGCGCCGACCTCGCCGAGATGTCCGTGCCGTCCGCGCACTACGTCGGCCTGCCCGAGGCGCTTGGCCTGGCCCGCGCATCGGGGCTCTCCGTGCCGCATCGCCTGCGGATCTTCGGCGTCGAAATCGACATCGCCCAGCGCATTGGCTCTCCACCCGGGTCCGAGGTGGTCGCGGCCCTGCCGCGGCTCGTCGCTGCAGTTGTCACGGCCGCGCGGGAGTGGGGATACGCGGTGCCGGATGCGCCGGCCCCGGAGGTGCCCGCCCATGCATGA
- a CDS encoding hydrogenase iron-sulfur subunit: MRKPEFEPRIVAFVCNWCTYIAADAAGVARSRYASNVRLIRTMCSGRVDPQFVLTAFEKGADGVLLCGCHPRDCHYSSGNYKTLRRYTLLKKMLSQMGFEEGRLRLEWISASEAEKFRRVVEDMTEQVRRLGPLDLDGGD, from the coding sequence ATGCGCAAGCCGGAGTTCGAACCGAGGATCGTCGCCTTCGTGTGCAACTGGTGCACCTACATCGCGGCCGACGCGGCGGGCGTCGCCCGCTCCCGGTACGCCTCGAACGTGCGGCTGATCCGCACGATGTGCTCCGGCCGTGTGGACCCCCAGTTCGTCCTGACGGCGTTCGAGAAGGGCGCCGACGGAGTCCTGCTCTGCGGCTGCCATCCGCGGGACTGCCACTACAGCTCGGGGAACTACAAGACCCTGAGGCGGTACACCCTCCTCAAGAAGATGCTCTCCCAGATGGGCTTCGAGGAAGGTCGGCTCCGACTCGAATGGATTTCCGCCTCGGAGGCGGAGAAGTTCCGCAGGGTCGTCGAGGACATGACCGAGCAGGTCCGGAGGTTGGGCCCACTCGATCTCGACGGGGGCGATTGA
- a CDS encoding oxidoreductase has protein sequence MAGKPKVAFYWCASCGGCEEAVVDLAEGVLDVVAAVDIVFWPVALDFKVTDVEALPDGGITVSFINGAVRLSEQEDMVRLLRRKSKYVIAFGSCSHLGGIPGLANLWDRRSIFEWYYHKAPSVADGGSQEPRERVEVPEGTLELPAFWDVVKSLDQVIDVDYYLPGCPPTPKLIGNAVTALLKGELPPKGAVLAGTRALCHECPLNETKPEKLLIKELKRVHLTKVDPEKCLLAQGVLCLGPVTRGGCEALCVKGAMPCTGCFGPTDEVRDQGAKGISYLASILDFDDEADIRRAMEAVPDPVGTFYRYALPRSILMRSRGVKAHG, from the coding sequence ATGGCAGGGAAACCCAAGGTGGCCTTCTACTGGTGCGCCTCGTGCGGCGGTTGCGAGGAGGCCGTGGTGGATCTCGCAGAGGGCGTCCTAGACGTGGTGGCCGCGGTCGATATCGTGTTCTGGCCCGTGGCTTTGGACTTCAAGGTCACCGACGTCGAGGCGCTGCCCGACGGCGGCATCACGGTGAGCTTCATCAACGGGGCCGTCCGTCTCTCGGAGCAGGAGGACATGGTCCGCCTCCTCCGTCGGAAGTCGAAGTACGTGATCGCGTTCGGGAGCTGCTCCCACCTGGGAGGCATCCCCGGACTCGCGAACCTCTGGGACCGGCGTTCGATCTTCGAGTGGTACTATCACAAGGCGCCCAGCGTGGCCGACGGAGGATCCCAGGAACCGCGGGAGAGGGTGGAGGTTCCCGAGGGCACGCTCGAGCTTCCCGCGTTCTGGGACGTGGTGAAGTCGCTGGACCAGGTGATCGACGTGGATTACTACCTCCCCGGCTGCCCCCCGACCCCGAAGCTCATCGGGAACGCGGTGACCGCGCTCCTCAAGGGGGAGCTGCCCCCGAAGGGCGCTGTGCTCGCAGGCACGCGGGCCCTATGTCACGAGTGCCCCCTGAACGAGACCAAGCCCGAGAAGCTCCTGATCAAGGAGCTGAAGCGGGTCCATCTCACGAAGGTGGATCCGGAGAAGTGCCTTCTCGCCCAGGGAGTCTTATGCCTCGGCCCGGTCACGCGCGGCGGGTGCGAGGCCCTCTGCGTGAAGGGAGCCATGCCCTGCACGGGTTGCTTCGGTCCCACGGACGAGGTGCGGGACCAGGGTGCGAAGGGCATCTCCTACCTCGCGTCCATCCTGGACTTCGACGACGAGGCGGACATCCGACGGGCCATGGAGGCCGTCCCGGACCCGGTGGGTACGTTCTACCGGTATGCGCTGCCACGCTCCATCCTCATGCGCTCGCGAGGGGTGAAAGCCCATGGCTGA